The proteins below are encoded in one region of Rhododendron vialii isolate Sample 1 chromosome 7a, ASM3025357v1:
- the LOC131333370 gene encoding vacuolar protein sorting-associated protein 32 homolog 2-like yields MFSKVFGKPKQETNPLATLEKLNETLEMLEKKEKVLLRKAAAEIERAKEFTRAKNKRAAIQCLKRKRLYEQQVEQLGNFQLRIHDQMIMLEGSKATTETVAALRTGAAAMKAMQKATNIDDVDKTMDEINEQTENMKQIQEALSAPIGSAADFDEDELEAELEELEGSELEEQLLQPATTVLSPPLSAPEGKIRPPVRPAPRKNTAEEDELAALQAEMAL; encoded by the exons ATGTTTTCCAAGGTTTTCGGAAAGCCTAAGCAAGAAACAAACCCTCTCGCAACGTTAGAAAAATTGAACGAG ACACTTGAAATGCTggagaaaaaggagaaagttCTCCTGAGGAAGGCTGCTGCAGAGATAGAAAGAGCTAAGGAATTTACCAGAGCAAAGAACAAAAGAG CGGCAATACAATGTTTAAAGAGGAAGAGACTTTACGAACAGCAAGTTGAACAGCTTGGAAACTTTCAGTTGCGCATCCATGATCAG atgATAATGCTGGAAGGTTCAAAAGCTACCACAGAGACTGTTGCTGCTTTGAGAACCGGGGCTGCTGCAATGAAAGCCATGCAAAAAGCAAC GAATATCGATGACGTGGACAAAACAATGGACGAGATTAACGAGCAGACTGAGAACATGAAACAGATCCAGGAGGCACTTTCAGCACCTATTGGTTCAGCCGCTGATTTTGACGAA GATGAATTAGAGGCAGAACTGGAAGAACTGGAAGGGTCTGAGTTGGAGGAACAGCTTCTCCAGCCTGCCACAACTGTACTCTCTCCTCCGCTGTCTGCTCCAGAGGGCAAGATAAGACCGCCTGTTCGTCCAGCTCCCCGCAAGAACACAGCTGAGGAAGATGAGCTTGCTGCTTTACAAGCTGAGATGGCACTTTGA